The Ascochyta rabiei chromosome 5, complete sequence genome has a segment encoding these proteins:
- a CDS encoding Scytalone dehydratase: MSQQKLRPTFDDVMGCQTAVYEWADSYDSKDWDRLRKCIAPTLRIDYRSFLDKIWESMPAEEFVTMASDPAVLGNPLLKTQHFIGGTRWEKTAEDEITGYHQLRVPHQRYTDETRSTVAVKGHAHSTNTHWYKKVDGEWKFAGLSPDIRWFEYDFDKVFAEGRESFGEQEEKKLAQAANGIPAEQNSGSKVN; encoded by the exons ATGTCGCAACAAAAGCTGAGGCCTACGTTTGATGATGTCATGGGTTGCCAGACCGCAGTCTACGAATGGGCAGACAGCTACGACAGCAAG GATTGGGACCGCTTACGCAAGTGCATTGCTCCCACACTGCGGATCGACTACCGCTCTTTTCTGGACAAGATCTGGGAGTCGATGCCGGCAGAGGAGTTCGTGACAATGGCCTCTGACCCTGCCGTTCTCGGCAACCCTCTCCTCAAGACACAACACTTCATCGGTGGCACACGGTGGGAGAAGACGGCCGAGGACGAGATTACCGGTTACCACCAGCTGCGTGTGCCCCACCAGAGGTACACGGATGAGACGCGCTCGACGGTTGCCGTCAAGGGCCACGCCCACAGCACCAACACGCACTGGTACAAGAAGGTGGACGGCGAGTGGAAGTTTGCGGGACTCAGCCCAGACATCAGGTGGTTCGAGTACGACTTCGACAAGGTGTTTGCGGAGGGAAGGGAATCGTTTGGTGAGcaagaggagaagaagctggCGCAAGCGGCCAACGGCATCCCAGCAGAGCAGAACTCAGGGAGCAAAGTCAATTAA
- a CDS encoding Omega-amidase yields the protein MSQLLKKSLKLALVQLASGADKTANLSNARSKVLEAAKQGANLVVLPECFNSPYGTKYFDRYAETLQPSPPTESASPTFHALSRLAKEANVYLVGGSIPERSDTDSKKLYNTSLTFSPAGDLIATHRKVHLFDIDIPGKIKFVESDVLSPGNKITIVDLPEYGKIGIAICYDIRFPELATIAARKGAFLLLYPGAFNLTTGALHWELLARARATDNQVFVGLCSPARDMKADYNAWGHSMVVDPNAHVLQQLDEREGIVVQQLEVGKIEETRKGIPLYTQRRFDVYPDVSEGGRFKE from the coding sequence ATGTCGCAACTCCTCAAGAAGTCCCTCAAGCTGGCGCTGGTGCAACTGGCGTCAGGCGCCGACAAGACGGCGAACCTCAGCAACGCGCGCAGCAAAGTACTAGAAGCCGCAAAGCAAGGTGCCAACCTCGTCGTCCTGCCCGAGTGCTTCAACTCGCCCTACGGCACAAAGTACTTTGACAGGTACGCAGAAACACTGCAGCCCTCGCCGCCCACCGAATCCGCGTCCCCAACCTTCCACGCGCTCAGCAGACTCGCAAAAGAAGCAAACGTCTACCTCGTCGGCGGCTCTATACCCGAGCGTAGCGACACGGACAGCAAGAAGCTCTACAACACATCGCTCACATTCAGCCCCGCGGGCGACCTGATCGCAACGCACCGCAAAGTCCACCTCTTCGACATCGACATCCCCGGCAAGATCAAGTTTGTCGAGTCGGATGTCCTGTCGCCAGGCAACAAGATCACCATCGTCGACCTCCCCGAGTACGGCAAGATTGGCATCGCGATATGCTACGATATCCGCTTCCCGGAGCTCGCTACCATCGCAGCCAGAAAGGGTGCCTTCTTGCTACTGTATCCCGGCGCTTTCAATCTGACAACCGGTGCACTGCATTGGGAGCTGCTGGCGAGAGCGAGGGCGACCGACAACCAGGTCTTTGTGGGTCTGTGCAGTCCCGCGAGGGACATGAAGGCGGATTACAATGCCTGGGGGCATAGCATGGTGGTAGATCCCAACGCGCATGTACTGCAGCAGTTGGACGAGAGAGAAGGCATCGTGGTGCAGCAATTGGAGGTCGGCAAGATTGAGGAGACACGGAAAGGCATCCCCCTGTACACACAAAGACGCTTCGACGTATACCCAGATGTCAGTGAAGGCGGGAGGTTCAAGGAATAG
- a CDS encoding Transcriptional regulator: MRDQIEKTVLKNVEARCTQAEAALRSLHALRKHRSLRDRPDDKDDDRRHKLKKLAKKHDDDGKHPPAVGAHGLARQDGLDPADSNIRPLPTASDVSHQPAPAPAVPQFQTFGEDPVQFDDPTVYHIRDVTPGMTDDDRREIYSVAVFPPSNLHDKIAGTPPDKDFSNAKPATQVNAGVFANYVEPYIRPLTEEDVAFLKERGDRVAPFVLPRRGQRHYKHVWADEDGAMHLDSTLDRPAPNLPRGAAEDVLDDVLETEHVSAGPLVSRLLATLRPEGRANQASPNDLNPDAMDIDQGPAAPPDTTNTNALPSATQLPDLIARPPQPSTGRADYATLEDRVLMELKHYGFLSEADAETQSYDSHFDDPVAQRLRFLQEELRKQSIVNGARKQRLLELTEERIAQQEYNTIADDLDNQLNAAYLKRNRNIGKGKKQNKRPGGAGGGSHATANAGITRPGVGEPIRTLMERRTQWINTIGPVVNYGKTGLPTDTIFADDKMRELESREVEIWNTEAEE; the protein is encoded by the exons ATGCGCGACCAGATCGAGAAGACGGTGCTGAAGAACGTCGAGGCCCGCTGCACCCAGGCCGAGGCCGCCCTCCGCTCCCTGCACGCCCTGCGCAAGCACCGCAGCCTCCGCGACCGCCCCGACGACAAGGACGACGACCGCCGCCACAAGCTCAAGAAGCTCGCCAAGAagcacgacgacgacggcaaGCACCCGCCCGCCGTCGGCGCCCACGGCCTGGCCCGCCAGGATGGTCTTGACCCTGCCG ACTCCAACAT ACGCCCCCTCCCCACCGCCTCCGACGTCTCCCACCAGCCCGCCCCCGCCCCCGCCGTCCCCCAGTTCCAGACCTTTGGCGAAGACCCCGTCCAGTTCGACGACCCCACCGTCTACCACATCCGCGACGTCACCCCGGGCATGACCGACGACGACCGCAGGGAAATCTACTCGGTCGCCGTCTTCCCCCCCTCCAACCTGCACGACAAGATCGCCGGCACCCCCCCGGACAAGGACTTTTCAAACGCAAAGCCCGCCACCCAGGTCAACGCCGGCGTCTTCGCAAACTACGTCGAGCCCTACATCCGCCCCTTGACCGAAGAGGACGTCGCCTTCCTCAAGGAGCGCGGCGACCGCGTAGCCCCCTTTGTGCTTCCCAGGCGAGGCCAGCGCCACTACAAGCACGTCTGGGCAGACGAGGACGGCGCCATGCACCTGGACTCGACCCTCGACCGCCCCGCCCCCAATCTCCCTCGAGGCGCTGCCGAAGACGTCCTGGACGATGTCCTCGAGACCGAGCACGTCTCCGCCGGCCCTCTTGTCTCTCGACTGCTGGCCACCCTCCGTCCAGAGGGCCGCGCCAACCAGGCCAGCCCCAACGACCTGAATCCCGATGCCATGGACATTGACCAAGGCCCCGCCGCCCCGCCAGACACCACCAACACAAACGCCCTCCCCTCCGCCACCCAGCTCCCCGACCTCATCGCCCGCCCTCCACAGCCCAGCACCGGACGCGCCGACTACGCCACCCTCGAGGACCGCGTCCTGATGGAGCTCAAGCACTACGGCTTCCTCTCCGAAGCCGACGCGGAGACACAATCCTACGACTCGCACTTTGACGACCCAGTCGCCCAGCGCCTCCGCTTCCTGCAGGAGGAGCTCCGCAAGCAGTCCATTGTCAACGGCGCGCGCAAACAGCGCCTCCTCGAGCTGACCGAAGAGCGCATCGCGCAGCAGGAGTACAACACCATTGCCGACGACCTCGACAACCAGCTCAACGCCGCCTACCTCAAGCGTAACCGCAACATcggcaagggcaagaagcAGAACAAGCGGCCCGGCGGCGCCGGCGGCGGCTCCCACGCCACCGCCAACGCTGGCATCACCCGCCCGGGCGTCGGCGAGCCCATTCGCACCCTCATGGAACGCCGCACCCAGTGGATCAACACCATCGGCCCCGTCGTCAACTACGGCAAGACGGGCCTGCCCACCGACACCATCTTCGCCGACGACAAGATGAGGGAGCTCGAGAGTCGCGAGGTCGAGATTTGGAACACGGAGGCTGAGGAATAG
- a CDS encoding L-iditol 2-dehydrogenase, translated as MSTTTTIAPAKANIGVYTNPEHDLWVAEAEPSLEVVQRGGDLAVGEVLLNVKSTGICGSDIHFWHAGCIGPMIVEDTHILGHESSGVVMAVHESVKNLKVGDRVAIEPNIICHQCEPCLTGRYNGCESVEFLSTPPVTGLLRRYLKHPAMWCHKMPDSMTFEDGAMLEPLSVALAGFDRANVKLGDPVLVCGAGPIGLVTLLCAQAAGAAPLVITDIDQGRLEFARRLVPRVLTHKVEFSHSASDFRDAILGLTEGVEPSHALECTGVESSIAGAIQAVKFGGKVFVIGVGKNEIKIPFMRLSTREVDLQFQYRYCNTWPKAIRLVESGIIQLRDLVTHRFNLEDAVEAFKTAADPKTGAIKVQIQSLGD; from the exons ATGAGCACAACAACCACCATTGCGCCTGCAAAGGCTAACATCGGCGTCTACACCAACCCTGAGCACGACCTGTGGGTTGCAGAGGCAGAGCCCAGCCTCGAGGTTGTGCAGAGGGGTGGAGATTTGGCAGTCGGCGAGGTTCTGCTGAACGTCAAGAGCACTGGTATCTGCGGAAGTGACATTCACTTCTGGCACGCC GGATGCATCGGCCCCATGATTGTAGAAGACACACACATCCTCGGCCACGAGTCTTCTGGCGTGGTAATGGCTGTGCACGAGTCGGTCAAGAACCTCAAGGTTGGCGACCGCGTCGCTATCGAGCCCAACATCATCTGCCACCAGTGCGAGCCGTGCCTGACAGGGCGCTACAACGGGTGCGAGTCGGTCGAGTTCCTCTCCACACCGCCCGTGACGGGTCTGCTGCGCCGCTACCTCAAGCACCCGGCCATGTGGTGCCACAAGATGCCCGACAGCATGACGTTTGAAGACGGCGCCATGCTCGAGCCTCTCTCGGTCGCCCTCGCTGGCTTCGACCGCGCCAACGTCAAGCTCGGCGACCCCGTGCTCGTGTGCGGCGCCGGTCCCATCGGCCTTGTGACGCTGCTCTGCGCGCAGGCTGCTGGCGCCGCTCCCCTCGTCATCACCGACATCGACCAGGGCCGGCTGGAGTTTGCACGCCGCCTCGTTCCGCGCGTGCTGACGCACAAGGTCGAGTTCAGCCACAGCGCGTCCGACTTCCGCGACGCCATCCTCGGCCTCACCGAGGGCGTGGAGCCGTCGCACGCGCTCGAGTGCACGGGGGTCGAGTCGTCCATCGCCGGCGCGATCCAAGCGGTCAAGTTTGGCGGCAAAGTCTTCGTCATCGGCGTGGGCAAGAACGAGATCAAGATCCCGTTCATGCGGCTCTCGACGCGCGAGGTCGACCTGCAGTTCCAGTACCGCTACTGCAACACGTGGCCCAAGGCGATCCGGCTCGTGGAGAGCGGCATCATCCAGCTGAGGGATCTGGTGACGCATCGGTTTAATTTGGAGGATGCGGTTGAGGCGTTCAAGACGGCGGCTGATCCCAAGACGGGCGCGATCAAGGTGCAGATTCAGAGTCTGGGTGATTGA